In Oncorhynchus gorbuscha isolate QuinsamMale2020 ecotype Even-year linkage group LG26, OgorEven_v1.0, whole genome shotgun sequence, the DNA window GGTTTTTGAGTGGATTCAATGTATACGGTCGAACTCTGGCTAACCCGAAGCAGCACCCTACTTTTAAGAGACTGAGATTTAGAAGTTGCACACGGTTTTGATCCAACCCCCGGCTGGACAAGTTCTACATCACTTGTGTGCTCTACTGATGTTAATGTGTAACTTTCTAACGCAACATCTACCGTGTCTTCTTCTGTGACCTCTTCACATCGCTCTCTTTTCGTCAGTTTCACCCTTTGCtttttctctgcatctctcttgATCGCTGTAAAAGGAGTTGCTCTGCATCTCCTCTTAACTTCCTTTGCCGAGCCTGCCATATAGCCTTGCTTTCCTTCACACTCATCTGTCTGCTTTTgaagacactgactgactgaggaacaGTTGTTCAGTGTTGTGTTTACAGGTTTTCTGGGGCTTTTCCGGATAATCATATGTGACTGGGAACCACACACCAACATGTTTTGGTCTTGAGGCAGACCAACAGTTTTTATGGTGTAATCATTTGCCTGGCATAGACTCTCAGAAGTGGTATTGTAGATACTGGAAAATGGGCTAGATGTTTCACTGTCAATACAGTCCCAGATTTTGTACTCTACATACGATTTTGTGGCAAGCCGTTTAGCCTTGGGCTCACAGATTCCTACTTCAGCTGGCAAACTAGAGATGCGGTCTGCTTCAGATGCGTTAATTGCAGCAGAGGGACTGCTCTGTGATGCAGCTTCATTTAGAAAAACAAATTTTCGGCGCAATGGTCTCCGGTGAGCTCCTGTCAAATCCACCTGCTCCTTCATTTGAACAATGAGAGACAGTTTGGACTCACATGAGGAACTTGAGGGGTCAGGGGGTTGAAAGGACATGGAAGAGCATGAGATGAACTGGGACTCCGTTGATTCAGAACCACACTTGATACTGCTTCTGAGTAGAGGACTACGCTGCATACAAGGTAATGAATCATTATTATTGGTCTCCTTTTCTGAGCTGTTTGACATACAGGTGTCCCTTTGCGCATCTCCAGGTGGCATTATATTTTGTTTCCCCTCAAGAGAAAAGTCATCCTCTTCTGGAGTGCCGTGGGTCTTTAGATCCATGCTGAACTTTAAGTGTTTACGAGAGGCAGGGTCATTTCCTCCTCTTCCAGCTTCCAAGTGTTGCACTGTGCCAGAGGTTAGCTCATACCCAGGTCCTTGTTGGTGAGAACtatgagaggcagaggagacatctaCATCTGGTTCAGGTGGGGAGCTATTGGGTTTGAAAAGTCGGACGGGACTCATGACAATCTGTGTTAAACTGGCCATCTTGGATTTAAATGACTGAAACAATGGGCCAATCACCCATCGCTTGACAGTGGTCGGGCTTCCAGGGGACTTTCCACAGCCAACCTCTTCATCCGCCTCCATGCCTGATTGGTTGAAATCATGTTCAGTCTCGCCAGTAGTATTTACATCTAAAGTTAATGTGGAAGAGGATGGAATCGCTTTGTTATTTGAGCCTTTTGTGTCTTTGGTCCTACAAtggaaagaaacaaaaataacaCATGAacagagaaaaaaacaatacTATTGTACAAAATACAGGTATGTTTAACAAACTACAATTGGTGGAATGGTATTATTCATACAAACTAAGGCACTACCAGCTTGTTTTTATGAATACTTATGAATGAATCTTAACCAAAGAATTCCCTGACTTAGTACCCCTACCTTAAACTACAGTTGGGGATATGAAGAGGTTGAACGTAATCAGACAAGCCTTCCCCTAATCTGAAATGTTAACTCCATCCATTTCACTTCATCTATTTTTCCTCCATCCTTTTTCATCCCAAAAGAGATCAACCTGGTCAACTGAGCAACACCATCCATGATCACTGATCTCActaggcaggtttccattgacccaggttaatttgacaaaagcaaTGCAACAAATCATGGAAATAATTTTCTGAATAAATTATTGCTGAATAACTTAAGGTACGCGGGGACACGTGATGTCATCATCAAACTATAAAGCTCTTCTCAACATttaattctaaatgcctactgtttTCTAAATGTATTATTCAACTGTGAAAATAATGTTTCTTTGCAGGATAAGATTGGTCTTGACTTTCAAGAAAGCCTGAATTGCTTTGCCTTGCTTTTCTGATTGGCTGGATGCAAGTTTCACCATTCAATTAtttcagatctacaggagtgCAGGTTTCAGTGGCACATGAGAATTATATGAGAGGTTCCCTAACTTTTGGGGGGAGGGACCCCACCATGTAAATAAAGTGATAGAATCAACGGCCAAAGTTCACTTTGTCCGACAGTGCTTTTGATAATATTTAAATCTGACGGAAGTATGGTTTGAAGTGACTGAAATGCACCAGAAAGGTATTGGGAAGTTCAAAAGATCGGCAATCATTTTGTATGATCTTTTCTGGCGAAAATACTATCATTGGTGATGTTCTTTTCCTCCCAGTCTTATTTAGTGCCTGGTCTTGTCCACTCTGTTCTAATGAGTCCTGCACGGCTTGTGGgcattgtagagggaaacaaaGTTGCATATTTCAGTGATGGGATCTTACTATTTTGTTGCTTAAAGAGTTCAAAAGACTTCACcatatttgtaaaaaataataataatacagaaACCACTGTTTATTACAGCTGCATCTAGCAGCTATCGGAGGTTACTGATGTAACCCCGGTTCTATGAACCAAGagcaattttatttatttttatctcaGAGTTTCTCACGACCCCATTTTCAAATCAGGCGACCCCGCATGGGGTCGCAACCCCTATTTTGGGAAACGCTGTATAAGAATGTGGCAAATAGTCAATTATTGAATTCTATGCTTTTGAAggccacacaaaacatgaaacagatGGGTTGGAGGGCATACAGGCAATAACCAATTTAATAATGCGCAATTTGCCAAAATGGTTAATGGAAAGACTTCAACCACTTATTTTATAGGTGTGACGGAATTACATCCAGCTGTTTTTAAATCGACACTAGATAGTTAATTGGAAACGCACCGTAGCAGGCCAATGTTGCATCTATTTTCTATGCAAACTTGCTAAATGATGACAAAAATCACTTGATAGGTTAATGGAAACAGCCACTGACTGAATCAATTTCTCCACCCATGGTAAAACACTTGGTTTCTAGACATTTGAACAAATAAAGTCATatgcacacaaaaaaacattgaCCTTCTATGTAAGTCATCATACTCACTTAGACATTTGACATTCTGATGCAACATTGAGATCCAAACCGCTCTGCAAAGTAAGTAAATATTTACATCATAAACATATCCATATAGTGTAATCACTTTGCCAATAATTGCCTCTGCTTTAATCATGCATAGTGAccatgaaaaataaataggttATTAAAGATTTTatgcaaaaaaaaaagtttgttgTTGTTTGATTGCAAAATGGCTTTTATAGAGACAGCGTCAATCTGCAATAAAACGGATTGTCAATGTAAACATCCCTGAGGATGTCTGGCTAGTTAGGTCAGTCATGTTTGCAGACACTAATTATTGCTCCTTGCTGTGCATCTCTAAGATGCAGCAGACCGTGTAAGAGGATTAATTTACATCTTACTACCATTTACACCACGGCATTGTGTAGGGCACTGTACTACCAAAACACAGTGCACTAGGGTTGGGCCATGTCTGGAATAACACATGGTCCTGTCCAAACGTTGTTGATATACGATCATATCGTCTATTTTCTCTCTCAGGAAGGGGGGTTGCAAAATGATTTACAAATTGGTAGGGCTATGTTTCTCATGTACATAAAGAAAAAACACAGATATCAGTTATATTAGCCTGCTGTGAACCATCCGGAGGTGTGGGGGTAAATGGGAGGTAGGGGCGGGGGCACTCAGGGAATCCCTGCTGACGTCACAGGATTATTACACGGGGGCAATTACGCacaggagaaaaaaagagaacaGTAGGAAAcgcgggaggggaggaaggaacgGACAAAGAAATAAGGAGAAATATGGACCGAAGAAACCAGAAACAGACAGAAGAGGACATCGAAAGACAAAGAACAGATTAAAAGATAAAGAACGTGAGTGATTCCCATAATCGCGAGCCAATGTCAAGCTAAGCCACAAAAGAGACTATTTAATTTGTTGATTATCGAAAGGCTCATTGGTGTGCAAGTAAAGTGCTCTGAACCGAGCTAGGATTTTGTTTCCTTTCTTGAACCGGCTGAGTGCCATTCTGTGAACATTAAATACATCACTTATTTTTGCAACATAAAAACCTGACTCTTCCTCTGTTTATGCCACCACATAGATCGGAACCCTCTGGACTGATCACACTACCTTTTAAAAAACTAATATTATAGCCGGTCCAATCGTAGGCTATTGTTATTTCACCTTGATCACCTGGGTAAGAGTATTTGCGACATTCTTCCATTAGGCTACATTCCAAAAGTAgaccacaagcgaagggaaaaggtgagaggagagtgcGTAGATGGAAGGAGAATTAATTATACATAGAGCAAATTGatgatgctgtttgtatgtggctgctatgaaagtgaaccgTTTGTGCGGGTGATTCTGGGTGTATTAATTCCGCCGACTCTGTTGAGAAACTTTTATTAAGCGGAAGCAAATGGAGCAAAACAGGTATAAACCTACCTGATTACAccaagatcagctagatgcagacaAGTGTGCAAGGAGGTATTTAATGTgtcactctctgtcaccttgATAACTCCAATTAGTTGCGCAGCCTGTGCACGCCTCAACATTATAAACTTGAATTCGTAGGCTacgttgtagcaacctcatgatgggtatagggaaaatcaTGTggtagtatcatgtagtagcctaaagctatcaatgttacattgagctggctaaatggaatatgaatgacagtgaTCCAATATGCTGtcatagaaataaggccatgctcataaaaatgtaataaattgTCCACCCTAATCTTAACCAGCCCCAACCACCACTGATGTACAGACAGATTATCTAGAGTGGATACAGTAGAAAGTGGCCCATGCACAAATAGACATTTATTGCATACCTTTTTTAGCGGTTGTTTGCGGAGGGGATCAACTCTCATTAGCTTTACtgacagggactgagagacttgCATCTAAGGATCAGAGAGGAGTGAACTGATTACCAAACAAGACCCTTTTAAGTAGCCTATAATATCTAAGAAACCATTAAGACTTAAACATGAAACTACCACACTGTTCTCCCTCTTGGCAGGGGATGTATTTTGTCTGGACTCCGCCAATGTGTCTTTGGGCTCCTGCTTCTTCGGTGTCTTCTGAATGCGCCCACTCCTCCTCCTGTCACCAGGCTTTTTGCCATCTTCACAGCTGTGGGAGATGAACAGTTATGGTTTGGACTCTTCACCAGTAGCTCCCAGTAATTGCGATGGTAGTTAAAAACATAGGTTTCAAACAAGCAAGATTATAAATAGGGGGAAGAGGAAAGCAAAAGGTGGCAGGGGAACTATACCTGGGGGTgatggaggaaagagggagaaggtggGGTGGAGGTTCGCTGTGAGGGGGATTACAGAAAGGGGTTGGGGGAACCTTGGCAGCTCCCTCCATTGGACAGACTATTTAGGGGAGCAAGTCAGGGAACTAGATCAACatcctcactctccccctatctgtctttctctggaAAGACAACATAAATAAACATGCTGGACATCAACATAAGTGAAACATTTGATAAACATGCTTTTCTCATTTCCAAATTAAGTAGGCACTGGCATATTGCTTATGATATATGTTCAACAATTGCACAGTAAACATTTGTGTAAAATGTACACAAATGGAAAATGTTAGCTAGTTTGTAGTTTTATTTTCATCCAGCTAACAACACATATATAGATCACCTTCTAGTTTAACCTTTCCAGAATGATCAATAAAACGTGATTTGAttagttttaccttgtcagctaagAAATACGCGAATAAGCCACTAATAGCTACAAGTATTTGATCAAATGCATAATTTTTACCTCCTATTGACAATATATCATTTTCGTGCACTCTTTTGAACAAAGCACATTATTGGTGTTGTCATGGGGATGGTATACCGGTGGAGGCCACTTCTACAAGAGCTCGTTATTCGTTAACTAGCAGTAGATCTGTGTTGTGCATATCGTGAACTTCAACGCAATAGCCAGCTACGGTCTATATTGGTCGTCAGCTAACTAAGTTGGCTTGGTAAAGTCGGGAGAATTCAATCATTTCAAGGAGGATAACGTAAAATGACGGTAGGGTGAGTATTAgtatctagctaacgttaacatATACATGCTAACGTTCGCAGCCAGCCAATGCACTGCTGTGATAACGTTATAGTCATAAACATTAAAAATATGCATATTTTATGAAGCCAACTTGAAGTAGTAAACTTACCGCACCGCACCGCACCGCCCCAATTATTTGCTAAGAAAAATGACGTTTTGTTATAATATAATTGTGTACAGACATCTTTAACGTAAACACGACGCAGGACGGCGCCCAAGTTTAACCATTTCACAAATGTCGATTCATGATCAAAAGTTCCACTGGCACGACGACCAAGAAACCAATCAGAGGGAAGCGTTCACATGGAAGAAATCCCCCCAGAAAATCTAACCAATGAAGGAAAGCTATAAACGTCTCTCAACCAACTGCATTCTAGTGAAAAGATCTTGTTAGGTAAGGACGGCCAACAAGAAGTCAGAAAGCAGTCTTTGTCCTCGAGTGATGTATATTAGAACCAATCAGAGAGACGGAAACCAAAGTAACACTATATAGAAGCCCCAAAAATATTTAGTAAAATGATTTAGCAATGTTTCAAGACCTTGCTTGTAGGCTTAGCAGCAGACAAGAAATAGACCATATAAAATACCAATTTGTTTATTTTAAAACAGTAAGGCTACATACAATAAGAGATCAGATAACAgagaatttgtgtgtgtgtgtgtgtgtgtgtgtgtgtgtgtgtgtgtgtgtgtgtgtgtgtgtgtgtgtgtgtgtgtgtgtgtgtgtgtgtgtgtgactatcattggtatttattaggatccccattagccactGCAaacgcagcagctactcttcctggggtccacatgaaacaaCATAATACATAACATTATTAGTCAAGAAATGATCATGGTCATGTGTAAAGATCAAAGTCTAGTCTCTTGGAATTGTAGAACTGAGCGCTTCCCTGTTCAATCCTCCTGCAGTAAACACCATCTTTGAAATAGCCCTCATCCACCCAGCCCTGAAAGAGACAGAAAATAGGGATTACTGGGCAGAACCGGCCTGGCCTAATCCAGTATAACCAGGTACAGGATCATAAGGGAAGAAGGAAAATAAACTGTGTGACCACCAGGAAAACAGACCAGTAGCAGAATGGCAGGTACTGTTGATGTTCCTACCCATAGGACAGTTAATAGAGCAGAAGTACAGATACTACTGCCCTTAATTTATTGTCCATTATACTGTAATAGAAAATAGAGACAATTCAAACCTGCATCTGCTGACTGCTGAAGGGGCCGTAGAGTTCAGAATTCTCCTCTGTGTCCCATTTATACTCCCACATCACCTCATCACTCACTTAAGACAAACAAAATATGTTTACAAATACATCTCAAAAGTCAACAAAAATAGCACCTGTAATAGTAGTGTAAATGGTTTGGAACCAGCTGACCGCAAACCAATTTACTCTCACTAACCAGTCTCATCATCCTGATCATCTTTGTCCGGAGCTTTGACACTGTGCTTCTCGTCAATTTTGTCTGCAAACATGTCAAGctcatcttcttcctcctctccatttAAACTCCTCCCCACTGTTTGCTGCTGGCTCTTCCCTTTCAGTGTGTAGGCCAGTTTTTCATACgtctgctggtatatttcaaacACTCCACTCCCAACCAGTCTGTCTGCCAGTGCCGTGAGCCTGTCCAGTTTTTCTGTATCCCTATTTGTTTCTTCTGCTTTCccattctctcccctctgctTTCCCTTCTTACGCCCACCTAGGCCTCCAAGCCGGCGAAGCCCTGCGGCAACAGTCTCCCCAGGTAATAGCAGCTCCAACACAGCCTCTGTGAGCTGATGCTGGCTGTAGGATGCCAGGGGGTCCTCAACTGGCTCATTTTCTTCTTCCATGTCTTCCTCTTCGTCACTGTCTGCCTGCTTCTCCTCTCGCTGTTTCTCTTCTTCTGCCTCATCTTcatcccccactctcctcctcctcttggctgCCAGACCTTTCTTCTTTCGTTTAGTAGGTTGCTCTCTTATTTTCACCTAAAGAGCGAGACAAATTCATTAATTCACTGTGTGTAACATTTCTGCagtgaacaactaatcaaataaCTAAAGACACAGTTACCCAGTCAATGTTGTCAAGCCAGTTGTCCCTGATCTCCTCATCCTTTTTGATGTAGTAGTTTCCTTCAGAGTCAAAGTGCCCTTCCTGCATCTCCTCATCCAGGTTAAAGGGGGTGATGGGAACTCCCTCGTCACAGTTAATTGTTGCCCCCTCCTGACCTAAAACAAAACATGCACTTTTAGACATTAACAGGTAGACTCAGTGATATGACAGATGCAAAAACTAAACAGCATAGTGGATCAAATTGCCTAACAGCTGAGAGTGTTGAAGTGCAACGCTCAACTTCTCCGCTGATTTGGTCCTGTGGCTAACACGTTGTAATGGGTAAGGCGAACCCGTGCACATGTGTAGAtacagtgtgtgactgtgtgagggaAGTCTTGCGTCTTACTCATCCCAATATCTGCAGTGCTGCTTGTGGCAATGCCATTTTTCAGAGTCTACCTTTAAATGACTGGAGTGCCAGGTCTCAGTTATGAAGACAATCAAATGGGTAAGACAAACCTTCCACATCGTCACTGGCCAATATGTTGTATTTGCTGCTCTTATCTCCATCTTCTTCCTCGTCCTCCTCGTCACTGTCCAGAGAATGTTTCCCCTTGAACCTGGAGCCCGGCCCAACCACATCCTCACATAACTGGT includes these proteins:
- the cd2bp2 gene encoding CD2 antigen cytoplasmic tail-binding protein 2, whose translation is MSKRKVTFGDGDGGELLDEDVPKKKLCEDVVGPGSRFKGKHSLDSDEEDEEEDGDKSSKYNILASDDVEGQEGATINCDEGVPITPFNLDEEMQEGHFDSEGNYYIKKDEEIRDNWLDNIDWVKIREQPTKRKKKGLAAKRRRRVGDEDEAEEEKQREEKQADSDEEEDMEEENEPVEDPLASYSQHQLTEAVLELLLPGETVAAGLRRLGGLGGRKKGKQRGENGKAEETNRDTEKLDRLTALADRLVGSGVFEIYQQTYEKLAYTLKGKSQQQTVGRSLNGEEEEDELDMFADKIDEKHSVKAPDKDDQDDETVSDEVMWEYKWDTEENSELYGPFSSQQMQGWVDEGYFKDGVYCRRIEQGSAQFYNSKRLDFDLYT